A genomic window from Bdellovibrio sp. SKB1291214 includes:
- a CDS encoding GNAT family N-acetyltransferase yields MSNISFKTISAEELSRIHELHFNNVFSNRTTAPGFFIVESEQNKINERRRKYAPWELLVGIYDGETPIGWHVGYATDPETFYMKNSAVLSEYRNRGIYSKLLEFVLTEIQREGFQVVTSIHHGNNPAVLIPKLKRGFIISGTHFHEKFRFMIELKYFMDSARKKAYGKSMGLEL; encoded by the coding sequence ATGAGTAACATCAGTTTCAAGACTATCTCTGCTGAAGAGCTGAGTCGTATTCACGAGCTTCACTTTAATAATGTCTTTAGCAATAGAACCACAGCTCCTGGTTTCTTTATTGTTGAGAGCGAACAAAATAAAATCAACGAACGTCGCAGGAAGTATGCTCCCTGGGAATTATTAGTAGGCATCTATGATGGTGAAACGCCCATTGGATGGCATGTGGGTTACGCTACCGATCCTGAAACTTTCTATATGAAGAATTCCGCCGTACTGTCGGAGTACCGCAATCGTGGGATATATTCCAAACTTTTAGAGTTTGTACTGACCGAAATTCAACGAGAAGGATTTCAAGTCGTTACCAGCATTCATCACGGAAATAATCCTGCGGTTCTTATACCAAAGCTAAAACGCGGATTTATAATCAGCGGAACTCACTTCCATGAAAAGTTTCGATTTATGATTGAGCTTAAGTACTTCATGGACTCAGCCCGAAAAAAGGCCTATGGAAAATCAATGGGCCTTGAGCTGTAA
- a CDS encoding acetyl-CoA C-acetyltransferase: MEKIVFISGKRTPFGAFGGSLKDVSGTDLGVIAAKATLEAAKVTPDKIDHVVFGNVVQSGADAAYLPRHIGLKSGVPVNVGALGVNRLCGSGFQSWICAAQMIQTGEATAVLAGGVEQMSQIPYVARKVRFDGMRMGNFELEDMMTSALTDSYAGTPMAITAENLAVKYNITREQVDKYSIQSQTRYKAAFDKGYFAQEITPVTVETRKGPVVVEKDEHPKPDSTLEKLATMKPVFKKDGIVTAAGASGIVDGAVCSLLMSESKAKELGLKPMARIVSYASVGCEPSIMGIGPAGAARMALQKAGLKLEQMDLVEVNEAFAAQYLAVEKELGLDPAKTNVNGGAIAVGHPLGASGTRIMNHLVFELHRRNAKYALGSACIGGGQGIAIIIERI, translated from the coding sequence ATGGAAAAAATCGTATTTATCTCCGGAAAAAGAACTCCATTTGGCGCCTTCGGCGGATCTCTAAAAGATGTTTCAGGAACTGACCTAGGTGTCATCGCTGCTAAAGCGACTCTTGAAGCGGCAAAAGTAACTCCAGATAAAATTGATCATGTGGTATTTGGCAATGTCGTACAGTCAGGTGCTGATGCTGCTTATCTTCCACGTCACATTGGTTTGAAATCTGGTGTTCCCGTAAATGTTGGAGCGTTAGGTGTAAATCGTCTGTGTGGAAGCGGATTCCAATCATGGATTTGCGCCGCACAAATGATTCAAACAGGTGAAGCCACTGCGGTCCTTGCGGGTGGTGTGGAACAGATGTCACAAATTCCGTATGTTGCCAGAAAAGTTCGTTTCGATGGTATGCGTATGGGAAATTTCGAACTTGAAGACATGATGACTTCTGCATTGACGGATTCTTATGCTGGAACTCCGATGGCGATCACGGCTGAAAACTTGGCGGTGAAATACAACATCACTCGCGAACAAGTCGACAAATACTCGATCCAATCTCAAACACGTTACAAAGCGGCTTTCGATAAAGGTTACTTTGCTCAAGAGATCACTCCAGTGACGGTTGAAACTCGCAAGGGACCCGTGGTTGTCGAAAAAGACGAACATCCAAAACCAGATTCAACTTTGGAAAAATTGGCGACCATGAAGCCAGTCTTCAAAAAAGACGGTATCGTGACTGCGGCAGGTGCCTCGGGCATCGTTGATGGAGCAGTTTGTTCATTGCTTATGAGCGAAAGCAAAGCAAAAGAGTTGGGTTTAAAACCAATGGCTCGTATCGTTAGCTACGCGTCTGTGGGATGTGAACCTAGCATTATGGGGATTGGTCCTGCAGGTGCAGCACGCATGGCTTTGCAAAAAGCCGGTTTGAAGCTTGAACAAATGGATTTGGTGGAAGTGAATGAAGCTTTCGCCGCTCAATACCTGGCAGTTGAAAAAGAATTGGGTCTTGATCCAGCAAAAACAAACGTGAACGGTGGCGCGATTGCAGTAGGACATCCATTGGGTGCTTCTGGAACTCGCATCATGAATCACTTGGTGTTCGAGCTTCATCGCAGAAACGCTAAATATGCTTTAGGTTCTGCATGTATCGGTGGCGGTCAAGGGATCGCAATTATTATTGAACGTATTTAG
- a CDS encoding acyl-CoA thioesterase — MNLIFRLLYTLLFSRFRSKVGAMDECLTPYRCWPTDLDVLRHINNGVYFSMQDLARVDYMIRMGAMPKMNANGWYPVVVSERMRFKKSIKPFQKFQISTKLAYWDEKYTYIEHKFIVNGEPVAFGMIRARFLKKSGGLVTTEELINLVGVTSERPPLSDHLKAWIEAEDRHLEAVVPAKK, encoded by the coding sequence ATGAATTTGATTTTCCGTTTGCTTTATACACTTCTATTCTCCCGCTTTCGCTCGAAAGTGGGGGCGATGGACGAGTGCCTAACTCCGTACCGTTGCTGGCCAACGGATCTGGATGTTCTTCGTCATATCAATAACGGCGTCTATTTTTCTATGCAGGATTTGGCACGGGTCGATTACATGATTCGTATGGGTGCGATGCCTAAGATGAACGCGAACGGGTGGTACCCCGTGGTTGTCTCCGAGCGCATGAGATTTAAAAAATCCATCAAACCATTTCAGAAATTTCAAATCAGTACCAAGCTGGCTTATTGGGACGAGAAATACACATACATTGAGCATAAGTTTATTGTTAACGGCGAACCCGTCGCTTTCGGAATGATCAGAGCAAGGTTCCTTAAAAAATCTGGTGGCTTGGTTACAACAGAAGAGCTTATCAATTTGGTCGGGGTTACTTCCGAAAGGCCACCACTGAGTGATCATTTGAAAGCATGGATCGAAGCTGAAGACCGCCATCTTGAAGCGGTTGTACCGGCAAAAAAATAA
- a CDS encoding SDR family oxidoreductase, protein METSLNLHQRVALISGPMTTTVSSIVMTLTRMGADCVILDPDKTVASPFINQINDAREISDKYGRALAIQTEMKTPEQIKDAVGKAATTFGGLDIYIDANMIQKPSPIRMDGGIDLVDEMLDRHLKLPLMLTQAVIGYLKSRKKGRIIYLLNDSPVAKIKEDVMAHGVRSGLIDFAGALAKQTSEFNVTVNTLTVALTEEYILAHDPESKSIKEAMEKMKAIDPSLKITEADKISQTVAFLVSPMGATMNGQKFSLS, encoded by the coding sequence ATGGAAACATCTTTGAATTTGCACCAACGAGTGGCTCTGATTTCAGGGCCAATGACGACAACTGTTTCAAGTATCGTAATGACTTTGACCAGAATGGGTGCAGATTGCGTAATTCTGGATCCAGATAAAACCGTGGCATCTCCATTTATTAACCAAATTAACGATGCGCGTGAAATCAGTGACAAATACGGTCGCGCGTTGGCCATTCAAACAGAAATGAAAACTCCAGAGCAAATCAAAGATGCTGTTGGTAAAGCGGCAACGACATTTGGTGGCTTGGACATTTATATCGACGCTAACATGATTCAGAAACCGTCGCCAATTCGTATGGATGGTGGAATTGATCTGGTTGATGAGATGCTAGATCGTCACTTGAAACTTCCCTTGATGCTGACTCAAGCAGTGATCGGCTATCTGAAAAGCCGTAAAAAAGGTCGTATCATTTATCTTTTGAATGACTCTCCAGTCGCAAAGATTAAAGAAGACGTGATGGCTCACGGTGTTCGTTCAGGCCTTATTGATTTTGCCGGAGCCTTAGCGAAGCAAACTTCTGAATTCAACGTCACAGTGAATACTTTGACTGTGGCGTTAACTGAGGAATATATCTTGGCTCATGATCCTGAATCAAAATCGATCAAAGAAGCGATGGAGAAAATGAAAGCCATCGATCCGTCTTTGAAAATTACAGAAGCAGACAAGATCTCTCAAACAGTTGCATTCTTGGTAAGTCCAATGGGCGCAACGATGAATGGACAGAAGTTCTCTCTTTCTTAA